From a single Leptospira ellinghausenii genomic region:
- the prmC gene encoding peptide chain release factor N(5)-glutamine methyltransferase produces MAEQPGTLLYYLKRSTEFLEKKEIPNPRVDAEWLLSDLLGLPRIKLYSQFEMPLSQKEIDLYRERIVERSKRKPVAYITGKKGFHQFEYFVSEDVLIPRPETEELVDYLFKQKETLTNAFPDGIQIWDLCSGSGCIGLSLSQLLKPNLVVLSDISEKAIETSKSNADKYKLTDVQFYVSSLDNSLPNDLRFDVIVSNPPYIPESEKKDIMPDVLEYEPHLALFVSDILSFHRDLFDSVKRRLKPGGWFLMETHPTYIQELENLAISLGFVSPKKVLDSSNKERFLFLQTESKFES; encoded by the coding sequence ATGGCGGAACAACCAGGAACCTTACTTTATTATCTCAAACGTTCCACAGAATTTCTGGAAAAAAAGGAAATTCCAAACCCACGTGTCGATGCTGAATGGCTTCTCTCTGACCTACTTGGTTTACCTCGTATCAAACTCTATTCCCAATTCGAAATGCCTCTATCTCAAAAAGAAATTGATTTGTACAGAGAAAGGATTGTAGAACGAAGCAAACGAAAACCCGTAGCTTACATCACAGGGAAAAAAGGGTTCCATCAATTTGAATACTTTGTATCAGAAGATGTTCTCATCCCAAGGCCAGAAACGGAAGAACTTGTAGATTACCTTTTTAAACAAAAAGAAACACTCACAAATGCATTTCCAGATGGAATACAAATTTGGGATTTGTGTTCGGGAAGTGGTTGTATTGGCCTCAGTTTATCACAACTTCTAAAACCGAACCTTGTTGTGTTATCTGATATTTCAGAAAAAGCAATCGAAACCAGTAAATCAAACGCTGACAAATACAAACTAACAGATGTTCAGTTTTATGTTTCGAGTCTGGACAATTCACTTCCCAATGATTTACGTTTTGATGTGATTGTTTCAAACCCTCCCTATATCCCAGAATCGGAAAAAAAAGACATTATGCCTGATGTTTTGGAGTATGAACCCCATTTAGCATTGTTTGTTTCTGATATCCTCTCTTTCCATCGCGATTTATTTGATTCCGTTAAGAGAAGATTAAAACCAGGTGGTTGGTTTCTAATGGAAACCCATCCGACTTACATCCAAGAATTAGAAAACTTGGCCATCAGTTTGGGTTTTGTTTCCCCTAAGAAGGTTTTGGATAGTTCTAATAAGGAACGTTTTTTGTTTCTGCAAACTGAATCGAAGTTTGAATCTTAA
- a CDS encoding Crp/Fnr family transcriptional regulator — translation MLEAMFGKFGKVFQPNEVLFCEYEPGNDFYLIKEGKVKITKTIGTSIKTLDVLEAGDILGEMAILEEQPRSATAIAVTEVKALNFNRANFEMLMTKNPALAMKLLHIFSFRIYDQKRRLMILLMDDIVGKVCDVFVMLYEKQYNNDVYNEIILSATVDDIANWCAQPVGEVQKVLMQYVKTGKLDLYPDKIVIHNISDFQRIVNQKRKPT, via the coding sequence ATGTTAGAAGCAATGTTTGGGAAATTTGGAAAAGTATTCCAACCAAACGAAGTTTTATTTTGTGAATACGAACCTGGGAACGATTTTTACCTCATTAAAGAAGGAAAAGTCAAAATCACTAAAACCATAGGCACAAGTATCAAAACCTTAGATGTCTTGGAAGCCGGTGATATTTTGGGAGAGATGGCGATTTTGGAAGAACAGCCAAGGTCTGCTACTGCCATTGCTGTGACGGAAGTCAAAGCACTCAATTTCAATCGTGCAAACTTTGAGATGCTCATGACCAAAAACCCTGCACTCGCGATGAAATTATTACATATCTTTTCCTTCCGGATTTATGACCAAAAAAGACGACTTATGATCCTCCTAATGGATGACATTGTAGGAAAAGTTTGTGACGTCTTTGTGATGTTATACGAGAAGCAGTATAATAATGATGTTTATAACGAAATCATCCTTTCTGCAACAGTGGATGACATTGCCAATTGGTGTGCCCAACCTGTGGGAGAAGTCCAAAAAGTCCTCATGCAATATGTAAAAACTGGGAAACTTGACCTCTACCCAGATAAAATTGTTATTCACAATATCTCCGATTTCCAAAGGATAGTGAATCAGAAACGTAAACCTACGTAA
- a CDS encoding tetratricopeptide repeat protein, producing the protein MSGPIVRNYKGGSIVYFEKDKAEDIFVLQKGRVVLTYTNINGVELKEDVKLGEFFGVKSAIGRYPREETAQVIGAATVLVFKVPEFEKFVSDKTHLIIKMLKVFSSQLRQVHRQVREILGQGEAKNPAFELMNVAEVFYKNGNFDHAAYAFEKYIQHYPDGMYLDRAKQLLDLARKKTPFPLTIQELVYKPEPGSQTGKLQEMLKTMAVQSPTATSSVDPNSILSQYDKASTLMNAGKYADAIELFKTVSDRTDSVTQEEEQFVENSLFYMGKSSFKAKDYPSAISHFSSFIKRYPKGLLLKENLYHLALATEASGDKEKAKQLFQKVTQMPPMDDSISEDAKSKLKGGR; encoded by the coding sequence GTGTCAGGTCCCATAGTACGTAATTATAAAGGTGGTTCCATTGTCTATTTTGAAAAAGACAAGGCAGAGGATATCTTTGTACTACAAAAAGGCCGAGTTGTACTAACTTACACCAATATCAATGGAGTGGAACTCAAAGAGGATGTGAAACTCGGTGAGTTTTTTGGAGTGAAGAGTGCCATTGGTCGTTACCCTAGGGAAGAAACAGCACAAGTGATTGGAGCTGCAACGGTTCTAGTCTTCAAAGTGCCTGAATTCGAAAAATTTGTCTCAGACAAAACCCATCTCATCATCAAAATGCTCAAAGTGTTCTCAAGCCAACTGAGGCAAGTGCACAGACAGGTTAGGGAAATCCTCGGACAAGGGGAAGCAAAGAACCCAGCTTTTGAGCTAATGAACGTAGCCGAAGTTTTTTATAAAAATGGTAACTTTGACCATGCAGCGTATGCATTTGAGAAATACATCCAACATTATCCGGACGGAATGTACTTAGACCGAGCCAAACAACTTTTAGACTTAGCTCGCAAAAAAACACCATTCCCTCTCACCATACAAGAGTTAGTTTATAAACCTGAGCCTGGATCCCAAACAGGGAAACTCCAAGAGATGTTAAAAACGATGGCAGTCCAATCACCAACTGCCACTTCCAGTGTAGATCCAAATTCCATTCTTTCTCAATATGATAAAGCATCCACTCTTATGAATGCAGGTAAGTATGCAGATGCGATTGAACTCTTCAAAACTGTATCTGACAGAACGGATTCAGTGACCCAAGAAGAAGAACAGTTTGTTGAAAATTCTCTTTTTTACATGGGCAAATCTAGTTTTAAAGCAAAAGATTATCCAAGTGCTATTTCTCATTTTTCCAGTTTTATCAAACGTTACCCAAAAGGACTACTGCTCAAAGAAAACCTTTACCATTTGGCTCTCGCAACAGAGGCCTCAGGGGATAAAGAAAAAGCAAAACAATTGTTCCAAAAGGTAACACAAATGCCTCCTATGGATGACAGTATCTCAGAAGATGCCAAATCCAAACTCAAAGGAGGTAGATAG
- a CDS encoding amidohydrolase family protein, which yields MTRPILLQSASLFRNGKMESKDLLFTGEKITSIEDFITPNKDMFTLSLQGKKLYPGFINSHDHLLASYLPKVGGTEKHLSWLSYDNLYKSSGVFAERQQIDPEILYYLGAYKNLFAGVTSVFDHIPHFVQNPFRGILPVKLISDYTLAHSVGNYSLDWGEGPALEYRMAEHANLPFVTHLAEGLDDDSKHSLRTLEKMDALGPHSVLVHCLPFGPKEADKIAEKGASIVWCPTSNLHIFGKTTNIKLFLERGVNVCLGTDSSPSGSNHLLEELKTAKSIYFGLYGEELPEETLIQMITENPRKAFRMGNPNALMPGLNCDFVVISDEKKTSDLNVSELHWKHIDLVVIDGYPIYGSLEFLSLFQEFGLGTEEISIEGKNKLVAGSPKKLMKQVSDSVGYKKSLAFLPNF from the coding sequence ATGACCCGACCTATTTTATTACAATCCGCTTCCCTATTCCGAAATGGAAAAATGGAATCAAAAGATCTTTTATTTACGGGTGAAAAAATCACAAGTATCGAAGACTTTATAACACCTAACAAGGATATGTTCACTCTTTCCTTACAAGGGAAAAAACTTTATCCTGGATTTATCAATTCGCATGACCATTTACTTGCGAGTTACTTACCCAAAGTAGGTGGGACAGAAAAACACCTTTCATGGTTATCCTATGATAATTTGTATAAAAGTTCAGGCGTGTTTGCTGAACGCCAACAAATTGATCCAGAAATTTTATACTACCTTGGTGCTTACAAAAACTTATTTGCAGGTGTTACATCTGTATTTGATCACATTCCTCATTTTGTACAAAACCCATTTCGAGGAATTTTACCTGTTAAATTGATATCGGATTATACCTTAGCACATTCGGTTGGGAATTATAGTTTGGACTGGGGAGAAGGCCCTGCATTAGAATATAGAATGGCAGAACATGCAAACCTTCCTTTTGTCACTCACTTAGCAGAAGGATTAGATGATGATTCCAAACATTCCCTTCGCACTTTAGAAAAAATGGATGCACTTGGTCCACATTCAGTACTGGTTCATTGTTTGCCATTTGGACCAAAAGAAGCCGATAAAATTGCAGAAAAAGGTGCATCCATAGTTTGGTGTCCTACTTCAAACCTTCATATTTTTGGAAAAACTACCAATATCAAACTCTTTTTAGAACGAGGCGTTAACGTTTGTTTGGGGACAGATTCTTCCCCAAGTGGATCCAATCATTTATTGGAAGAATTAAAAACAGCAAAATCCATTTATTTTGGATTATATGGTGAAGAACTTCCGGAAGAAACATTAATACAAATGATAACAGAAAATCCAAGAAAAGCCTTTCGGATGGGAAATCCAAATGCTCTTATGCCTGGGTTAAATTGTGATTTTGTAGTGATCAGTGATGAGAAAAAAACTTCTGATTTAAATGTATCAGAACTTCATTGGAAACACATTGATTTAGTTGTCATCGATGGTTATCCCATTTATGGATCACTTGAATTTTTGTCACTCTTCCAAGAGTTTGGATTGGGTACAGAAGAAATTTCGATCGAAGGAAAAAACAAGTTGGTTGCGGGTTCACCAAAAAAACTCATGAAACAAGTTTCTGACAGTGTCGGTTACAAAAAGAGTTTGGCTTTTTTACCTAATTTTTAA
- a CDS encoding LIC_10271 family cell wall hydrolase, whose amino-acid sequence MRKHGIIFSFGLVLITFPILSKQIQKQTPNHSNQVTYRVVKGDSWYGIARKMKVPAETLAKLNGRTTSENLFENEKLLIPRDKETKSISSETKIKEIIAFPLGQKEKIQKKFSELTYDPYKGIQFQRGSSSLVRASFSGKVVHVDYMDGYENFVILEHENGLYSVYGNLERIQVTEGQQVNAKDRLGILSKDKGLYFQINQNKTNLNPELILQRGFE is encoded by the coding sequence ATGCGAAAACATGGCATCATATTCAGTTTTGGTTTGGTACTCATCACCTTCCCCATCCTTTCCAAACAAATCCAAAAACAAACTCCAAACCATTCAAACCAAGTGACATACCGAGTTGTTAAAGGTGATTCTTGGTATGGAATTGCTCGTAAAATGAAAGTTCCAGCCGAAACCTTGGCAAAGTTAAATGGAAGGACCACTTCCGAAAATTTGTTCGAAAATGAAAAATTACTTATCCCAAGAGATAAGGAAACCAAATCCATTTCGTCTGAAACAAAGATAAAAGAGATCATCGCCTTCCCTCTTGGACAAAAAGAAAAAATCCAAAAGAAGTTTTCTGAACTTACGTATGACCCTTATAAAGGAATTCAATTCCAAAGGGGGAGTTCCTCTCTTGTCCGTGCTAGTTTTTCAGGAAAGGTCGTACATGTAGATTATATGGATGGGTATGAAAACTTTGTGATATTAGAACATGAAAACGGACTTTATTCCGTTTACGGAAATTTAGAAAGGATCCAAGTCACAGAAGGCCAACAAGTGAACGCAAAAGATCGATTGGGAATTTTATCAAAAGACAAAGGGTTGTATTTCCAAATCAATCAAAACAAAACCAATTTGAATCCTGAACTTATCTTACAAAGGGGATTTGAATGA
- the fusA gene encoding elongation factor G: MTSATQATKRDPKLERIRNIGISAHIDSGKTTLTERILFYTNKIHAIHEVRGKDGVGATMDSMDLERERGITIQSAATYATWKDITINIIDTPGHVDFTIEVERSLRVLDSAIMVLCGVAGVQSQSITVDRQMKRYNVPRVAFINKLDRTGANPWRVIDQLREKLHLNAHAVQLPIGLENDLKGIVDLVEMKAYYFEGPNGQDIKITDIPEELKDQANEKREALLDAVSLFSDELTEEMLEGTPSEARVKEAIRRGVLALKFVPVFMGSAFKNKGVQRLLDGVADYLASPYDVENTAKEIGNEENELILDSDPEKPLVCLAFKLEDGRYGQLTYVRVYQGRLEKGMTIYNSSNNKRHNIGRLVRMHSNEMEDISKAEAGDIVALFGIDCASGDTFTDGKTKLTMESMFVPNPVISLTIECKESKQLPNLAKALNRFTKEDPTFQTEIDKESGQTIIKGMGELHLEVYIERMKREYGVDLVTGAPQVAYRETITKSAEFDYTHKKQTGGQGQFSRVAGYIEPIPQEEGKDYEFVDKIVGGSIPREYIGSCDKGFRSCLERGSLIGFPIIGVRCVINDGAYHDVDSSDMAFQIGARYGFRQGFSKAAPIILEPIMRVEVEGPTEFQGAILASVNQRRGMILNTTEENGYAKIEAEVPLADMFGYSTVLRSSTQGKAEFAMEFSKYAPVPRNVAEELMKKYKVNNKDEE; the protein is encoded by the coding sequence ATGACCTCTGCGACGCAAGCAACCAAACGTGATCCAAAATTGGAAAGAATCCGTAATATCGGGATTTCCGCACACATTGACTCAGGGAAAACAACCCTAACAGAACGTATCTTATTTTATACGAACAAAATTCACGCCATCCACGAAGTACGTGGAAAAGACGGTGTGGGTGCCACTATGGACAGTATGGACCTCGAACGAGAAAGAGGGATCACGATCCAGTCAGCAGCTACGTATGCAACTTGGAAAGACATTACAATCAATATCATCGATACTCCGGGCCACGTTGACTTCACAATCGAAGTAGAACGTTCCCTTCGTGTCCTTGACTCTGCGATTATGGTTCTTTGTGGTGTTGCGGGAGTTCAATCTCAGTCCATCACGGTTGACCGCCAGATGAAACGTTACAACGTTCCACGTGTTGCCTTTATCAACAAACTCGACAGAACTGGTGCAAACCCATGGAGAGTTATCGACCAACTCCGTGAAAAACTCCACCTCAATGCCCATGCAGTGCAACTTCCGATCGGACTCGAAAACGACCTGAAAGGGATTGTAGACCTTGTGGAGATGAAAGCATATTATTTTGAAGGTCCAAACGGACAAGATATCAAAATCACTGACATCCCTGAAGAGTTAAAAGACCAAGCAAATGAAAAACGCGAAGCCCTTCTCGATGCAGTGTCACTTTTTAGTGATGAACTCACAGAAGAAATGTTAGAAGGAACTCCTTCGGAAGCTCGTGTCAAAGAAGCGATTCGTCGTGGTGTCCTTGCACTTAAATTTGTTCCAGTGTTTATGGGTTCTGCCTTCAAAAACAAAGGGGTTCAGAGACTTCTGGATGGAGTAGCAGACTACCTCGCATCACCTTATGATGTGGAAAACACAGCAAAAGAAATTGGAAACGAAGAAAACGAACTCATTTTGGATTCTGATCCAGAAAAACCATTAGTTTGCCTAGCATTCAAACTCGAAGACGGTCGTTACGGTCAGTTAACCTATGTTCGTGTTTACCAAGGTAGACTCGAAAAAGGGATGACGATTTATAACTCATCTAACAACAAACGCCACAATATTGGACGTCTTGTCCGTATGCACTCAAACGAAATGGAAGATATTTCAAAAGCGGAAGCGGGAGATATCGTTGCTCTATTCGGTATCGATTGTGCATCAGGGGATACATTTACTGATGGAAAAACAAAACTCACGATGGAGTCTATGTTCGTTCCAAATCCGGTGATCTCACTCACAATTGAATGTAAAGAGTCAAAACAACTTCCAAACCTTGCAAAAGCTCTCAACCGTTTCACAAAAGAAGACCCAACCTTCCAAACTGAAATTGATAAAGAGTCTGGTCAAACCATCATCAAAGGTATGGGAGAACTCCACCTCGAAGTATACATCGAACGTATGAAACGTGAGTATGGTGTGGACCTTGTGACTGGTGCTCCTCAGGTAGCTTACCGTGAAACCATCACGAAGTCTGCAGAATTTGATTACACTCATAAAAAACAAACGGGTGGTCAAGGTCAGTTCTCTCGTGTAGCTGGTTACATTGAACCAATCCCACAAGAAGAAGGAAAAGACTACGAATTCGTAGATAAAATCGTGGGTGGTTCCATCCCTCGCGAATACATCGGATCTTGTGATAAGGGTTTCCGTTCTTGTTTAGAACGAGGATCTCTGATTGGATTCCCTATCATCGGAGTTCGTTGTGTGATCAATGATGGTGCTTACCATGATGTGGATTCATCTGATATGGCATTCCAAATTGGAGCTCGTTATGGATTCCGCCAAGGTTTCTCAAAAGCAGCACCTATCATCCTCGAGCCCATCATGCGTGTGGAAGTAGAAGGACCTACTGAATTCCAAGGAGCGATCCTTGCTTCTGTAAACCAAAGACGTGGTATGATCTTAAACACTACAGAAGAGAACGGTTATGCAAAAATCGAAGCAGAAGTTCCTCTTGCTGATATGTTTGGATACTCCACAGTGCTTCGTTCTTCTACCCAAGGAAAGGCTGAGTTTGCTATGGAATTCTCCAAGTATGCTCCAGTTCCAAGAAACGTAGCAGAAGAGTTAATGAAAAAATACAAAGTCAACAACAAAGACGAAGAATAA
- a CDS encoding TrkH family potassium uptake protein, whose amino-acid sequence MPLARFKRFFRTLSFARVVCLGFFAAILLGSFGLYISEEGELSYVDSLYLSASSICVTGLSPIPLSGLNPSTHWIMLFLIQLGGLGIISFTVIVGFLITKGISRNARFNAFVGAAIDTQTETESLATNEVNRILLSIINISFSIEILGAIGLYLHMPEGVEGENTRWFFSLFTAVSSFNNAGFSITDDLSALRLDPFSLYIVSGLVIFGGIGFPVIILLEKVLLTIFVRIVYRIEVVAETLMMEKALKAGNVPRFLLLPAQFSAILENRIEEYNKHLRGETTRIQSKLLVYGSFALLLFGFIGIYFLERSNPHTFHGMDLVDKISNAFFMSVCSRTAGFSTMDLGHLNDATVIIITVLMFIGGGPQGTAGGIKITTFVLLLAYLKNVIQPSKPVMLFGETVSKNSVAVAIRVYFLATVSLAFIFILLGILDQNQHSLHVIFFELISSFSTVGYSLNLTSQLGDIEKLFYAAVMYVGRVGIFTVLIAATGHSGVPKMGTIDDGVKIQVG is encoded by the coding sequence ATGCCACTTGCTCGTTTCAAACGATTTTTTCGTACTTTGTCTTTTGCCCGAGTGGTGTGCCTTGGATTTTTTGCCGCCATCTTACTTGGGTCGTTTGGCTTGTACATTTCGGAAGAAGGTGAGTTGTCATATGTCGATAGTCTGTATCTCTCCGCCTCGTCTATTTGTGTGACAGGTTTGTCACCCATCCCCCTTTCGGGACTGAACCCCTCCACTCATTGGATCATGTTATTCCTCATCCAATTGGGGGGACTTGGGATCATCAGTTTTACAGTGATTGTTGGGTTTCTCATCACAAAAGGGATTTCCAGGAACGCTCGGTTTAATGCCTTTGTTGGGGCCGCCATTGACACCCAAACGGAAACAGAGTCACTTGCCACCAATGAAGTGAACCGGATTTTACTTTCCATCATCAATATTTCTTTTTCCATCGAAATCCTGGGAGCCATTGGATTGTATCTCCATATGCCGGAAGGAGTGGAAGGGGAGAACACCCGTTGGTTTTTTTCCCTGTTTACGGCAGTCTCTTCTTTCAATAACGCTGGTTTTTCGATCACAGATGACCTAAGTGCCTTACGTTTGGATCCTTTTTCCCTGTACATCGTTTCGGGTCTTGTGATTTTTGGAGGGATCGGATTCCCTGTCATCATCCTACTCGAAAAAGTGTTACTCACTATCTTTGTCCGAATTGTATACCGTATTGAAGTGGTAGCAGAAACCCTCATGATGGAAAAAGCTTTAAAAGCAGGGAATGTCCCACGGTTTTTGTTATTACCAGCACAGTTTTCCGCAATTTTAGAAAATCGAATTGAAGAATACAACAAACACTTACGTGGAGAAACCACGCGGATCCAATCAAAACTTTTGGTTTATGGGTCTTTTGCTTTGTTACTTTTTGGATTCATTGGAATTTATTTCTTGGAAAGGAGTAACCCTCATACTTTCCACGGCATGGATCTTGTAGATAAAATCTCCAATGCATTTTTTATGTCTGTTTGTTCCAGAACGGCTGGATTTTCGACAATGGACCTTGGTCATTTGAATGATGCCACTGTGATCATCATCACTGTACTCATGTTTATTGGTGGTGGTCCACAAGGAACGGCAGGTGGTATCAAAATCACAACTTTTGTTTTGTTACTTGCTTATCTAAAGAATGTTATCCAACCTTCTAAACCTGTCATGTTATTTGGCGAAACCGTTTCTAAAAATTCAGTGGCAGTGGCAATTCGGGTTTATTTTTTGGCAACGGTATCTTTGGCATTTATCTTCATTTTGCTTGGGATTTTGGACCAAAACCAACACTCTCTCCATGTTATCTTTTTTGAATTGATTTCTTCGTTTTCCACAGTGGGTTATAGTTTGAATCTGACTTCCCAATTAGGGGATATCGAGAAATTATTTTATGCTGCCGTCATGTATGTGGGTAGAGTGGGGATTTTTACCGTTCTCATCGCAGCAACAGGCCATTCGGGAGTCCCAAAAATGGGTACCATCGACGACGGTGTAAAAATCCAAGTCGGGTAA